The following are encoded in a window of Rissa tridactyla isolate bRisTri1 chromosome 3, bRisTri1.patW.cur.20221130, whole genome shotgun sequence genomic DNA:
- the SELENOI gene encoding ethanolaminephosphotransferase 1 isoform X1: MEYVTAEQLAGFGKYKYSAVDSNPLSLYVMHPFWNTIVKIFPTWLAPNLITFSGFLLLVFNFFLMAYFDPDFYASAPDHQHVPNGVWVIVGLLNFIAYTLDGVDGKQARRTNSSTPLGELFDHGLDSWACVYFVVTVYSTFGRGSTGVSVFVLYLLLWVVLFSFILSHWEKYNTGILFLPWGYDISQVTISIVYIVTAIVGVEAWYAPFLFNFLYRDLFTAMIIACALTVTLPMSLYNFYKAYKNNTLKHHSVYEIMLPLVSPVLLFLLCTTWIFMSPMDILEVHPRLFYFMVGTAFANISCQLIVCQMSSTRCQPLNWMLLPIAAVLFVVMSGLVPSSETLLLYLLTAFLTLAHIHYGVVVVSQLSRHFNIRPFSLKKPTPDULGVEEEKISLRSAEVL, encoded by the exons TACAGTGCCGTGGACAGCAACCCCCTGTCTCTGTACGTCATGCATCCCTTCTGGAACACGATAGTGAAG ATCTTCCCTACCTGGCTGGCCCCAAATTTGATAACGTTTTCTGGCTTCCTGCTGCTTGTCTtcaacttcttcctcatggcatACTTCGACCCTGACTTTTATGCTTCTG CTCCTGATCACCAGCACGTTCCAAACGGTGTGTGGGTCATTGTGGGTCTCCTCAACTTCATTGCCTATACGTTAG aTGGCGTTGATGGGAAGCAGGCTCGCCGGACCAACTCCAGCACGCCCCTGGGAGAgctctttgatcatggcctggaCAGCTGGGCATGCGTCTACTTTGTGGTGACGGTCTACTCCACCTTTGGACGGGGCTCCACGGGCGTCAGTGTCTTCGTTCTCTACCTCCTCTTGTGGGTGGTCTTGTTTTCATTCATCCTCTCCCACTGGGAGAAGTATAACACGGGGATCCTCTTCCTGCCCTGGGGATATGACATCAGCCAGGTG aCCATTTCAATTGTCTACATAGTGACGGCCATTGTGGGAGTTGAGGCCTGGTATGCACCTTTCCTGTTTAATTTCTTATATAGAGACCTATTCACTGCAATGATTATTG CTTGCGCTCTCACGGTGACGCTGCCCATGAGCCTCTACAACTTCTACAA GGCCTATAAAAATAACACCTTGAAGCACCACTCTGTGTATGAAATCATGCTGCCGCTGGTGTCCCCAGTGTTGCTCTTCCTGCTCTGCACCACGTGGATCTTCATGTCCCCGATGGACATCCTGGAGGTCCATCCCAGGCTCTTCTATTTCATGGTTGGAACAGCCTTTGCTAACATTTCT TGCCAACTGATCGTCTGTCAGATGAGCAGCACACGCTGCCAGCCTCTGAACTGGATGCTGCTCCCCATAGCAGCGGTGCTCTTCGTGGTGATGTCCGGGTTGGTGCCCAGCAGCGAAACGCTTCTCCTCTACCTGTTAACTGCTTTCCTCACCCTGGCGCACATCCACTACGGGGTGGTCGTG GTGAGCCAGCTGAGCAGGCACTTCAATATACGGCCCTTCTCGCTGAAGAAGCCCACGCCAGATTGACTAGgagtggaggaagagaaaatcaGCTTGCGGTCTGCAGAAGTACTGTAA
- the SELENOI gene encoding ethanolaminephosphotransferase 1 isoform X2 yields the protein MEYVTAEQLAGFGKYKYSAVDSNPLSLYVMHPFWNTIVKIFPTWLAPNLITFSGFLLLVFNFFLMAYFDPDFYASAPDHQHVPNGVWVIVGLLNFIAYTLDGVDGKQARRTNSSTPLGELFDHGLDSWACVYFVVTVYSTFGRGSTGVSVFVLYLLLWVVLFSFILSHWEKYNTGILFLPWGYDISQVTISIVYIVTAIVGVEAWYAPFLFNFLYRDLFTAMIIACALTVTLPMSLYNFYKAYKNNTLKHHSVYEIMLPLVSPVLLFLLCTTWIFMSPMDILEVHPRLFYFMVGTAFANISCQLIVCQMSSTRCQPLNWMLLPIAAVLFVVMSGLVPSSETLLLYLLTAFLTLAHIHYGVVVVSQLSRHFNIRPFSLKKPTPD from the exons TACAGTGCCGTGGACAGCAACCCCCTGTCTCTGTACGTCATGCATCCCTTCTGGAACACGATAGTGAAG ATCTTCCCTACCTGGCTGGCCCCAAATTTGATAACGTTTTCTGGCTTCCTGCTGCTTGTCTtcaacttcttcctcatggcatACTTCGACCCTGACTTTTATGCTTCTG CTCCTGATCACCAGCACGTTCCAAACGGTGTGTGGGTCATTGTGGGTCTCCTCAACTTCATTGCCTATACGTTAG aTGGCGTTGATGGGAAGCAGGCTCGCCGGACCAACTCCAGCACGCCCCTGGGAGAgctctttgatcatggcctggaCAGCTGGGCATGCGTCTACTTTGTGGTGACGGTCTACTCCACCTTTGGACGGGGCTCCACGGGCGTCAGTGTCTTCGTTCTCTACCTCCTCTTGTGGGTGGTCTTGTTTTCATTCATCCTCTCCCACTGGGAGAAGTATAACACGGGGATCCTCTTCCTGCCCTGGGGATATGACATCAGCCAGGTG aCCATTTCAATTGTCTACATAGTGACGGCCATTGTGGGAGTTGAGGCCTGGTATGCACCTTTCCTGTTTAATTTCTTATATAGAGACCTATTCACTGCAATGATTATTG CTTGCGCTCTCACGGTGACGCTGCCCATGAGCCTCTACAACTTCTACAA GGCCTATAAAAATAACACCTTGAAGCACCACTCTGTGTATGAAATCATGCTGCCGCTGGTGTCCCCAGTGTTGCTCTTCCTGCTCTGCACCACGTGGATCTTCATGTCCCCGATGGACATCCTGGAGGTCCATCCCAGGCTCTTCTATTTCATGGTTGGAACAGCCTTTGCTAACATTTCT TGCCAACTGATCGTCTGTCAGATGAGCAGCACACGCTGCCAGCCTCTGAACTGGATGCTGCTCCCCATAGCAGCGGTGCTCTTCGTGGTGATGTCCGGGTTGGTGCCCAGCAGCGAAACGCTTCTCCTCTACCTGTTAACTGCTTTCCTCACCCTGGCGCACATCCACTACGGGGTGGTCGTG GTGAGCCAGCTGAGCAGGCACTTCAATATACGGCCCTTCTCGCTGAAGAAGCCCACGCCAGATTGA